A genome region from Nicotiana tabacum cultivar K326 chromosome 13, ASM71507v2, whole genome shotgun sequence includes the following:
- the LOC142168163 gene encoding uncharacterized protein LOC142168163, translating to MKGSPGGHKGDWWWNGEVQGKVEAKKAPYLKLVENTNEEEKRTYQECYRKAKKEAKLAFTTAKNAVFAHLYEELGGEGGEMKLYRLAKMRKRKARDLDQVKCIMDEDGKVLMHEALIRRRWQTYFYKLLNEEGDRRIVLGELEHSDSRRDIGYYRRITVKKVEGAMCKMCKGRSTGPDKIPVEFWKSVGRADEEDARIMDVEYDVSSLQEQG from the exons ATGAAGGGCTCTCCTGGGGGTCATAAaggggactggtggtggaatggagaggttcaaggtaaagtggaagctaaGAAAGCTCCTTATTTGAAGCTAGTGGAGAATACAAACGAGGAGGAAAAAAGGACTTATCAGGAGTGTTACAGAAAGGCAAAGAAAGAGGCGAAGTTAGCATTTACGACGGCTAAGAATGCGGTGTTTGCTCATTTGTACGAGGAGCTCGGGGGTGAAGGCGGGGAAATGAAGTTGTACCGGTTGGCCAAGATGAGGAAGAGGAAAGCCCGCGACTTAGACCAAGTTAAGTGCATCATGGATGAGGATGGAAAAGTGTTGATGCACGAGGCACTTATTAGGAGAAGATGGCAGACATACTTCTATAAACTATTGAACGAGGAGGGGGATAGACGCATTGTGCTGGGTGAGTTGGAGCACTCCGATAGTCGGCGGGATATTGGGTACTATAGGCGGATTACGGTAAAGAAGGTGGAAGGGGCGATGTGTAAGATGTGCAAGGGCAGATCGACGGGGCCAGACAAAATCCCGGTGGAATTCTGGAAGAGCGTGGGgcgagcag acgaagaagatgcccgaatAATGGATGTGGAGTACGATGTTTCCTctttacaagaacaagggtga